A portion of the Streptomyces coeruleoprunus genome contains these proteins:
- a CDS encoding tyrosine-protein phosphatase, translating to MTQQLPHVPPTTEPELTGVRNFRDVGGLPTTDGRRVRHGRLFRSGHLAHATEQDAAFLSSLGLHTVFDFRNAADQRLEGPDVELPGVRNVNIPLTDPADGAEFWTMVRDGDIRQLRDLLGDGKAAGRMTVAYREIIRTRTAEHSRVLHAIAEDSVPALMHCAAGKDRAGLSIAVVLLAVGVERDAIEEDYLKSNDPHRRYKVHRSDNSPAGMGPEVMELLSPLFEARADYLATAYATIEEVWGGTERYLTEGLRLSGATRERLRERLLQD from the coding sequence GTGACGCAGCAGCTGCCGCACGTCCCGCCGACCACCGAGCCGGAGCTGACCGGCGTGCGCAACTTCCGCGACGTGGGCGGCCTGCCGACCACGGACGGGCGCCGGGTGCGCCACGGCAGGCTGTTCCGCAGCGGGCACCTCGCGCACGCCACCGAGCAGGACGCGGCGTTCCTGTCCTCCCTCGGGCTGCACACCGTGTTCGACTTCCGCAACGCGGCCGACCAGAGGCTGGAGGGGCCGGACGTCGAGCTGCCCGGCGTGCGGAACGTGAACATCCCGCTCACGGACCCGGCCGACGGCGCCGAGTTCTGGACCATGGTCCGCGACGGCGACATCCGCCAGCTGCGGGACCTCCTCGGCGACGGCAAGGCGGCGGGGCGGATGACGGTCGCGTACCGCGAGATCATCAGGACCCGTACGGCCGAGCACAGCCGCGTGCTGCACGCGATCGCCGAGGACAGCGTCCCGGCCCTGATGCACTGCGCCGCGGGCAAGGACCGCGCGGGTCTCTCCATCGCCGTGGTGCTGCTCGCGGTGGGCGTGGAGCGGGACGCGATCGAGGAGGACTACCTCAAGTCCAACGACCCGCACCGGCGCTACAAGGTCCACCGCAGCGACAACTCGCCGGCCGGGATGGGCCCCGAGGTGATGGAGCTGCTGAGCCCGCTGTTCGAGGCGCGCGCCGACTACCTCGCGACGGCTTACGCGACGATCGAGGAGGTCTGGGGCGGCACCGAGCGGTACCTCACCGAGGGACTGCGGCTGAGCGGCGCCACCCGCGAGCGCCTGCGCGAGCGGCTGCTCCAGGACTGA
- a CDS encoding alpha-galactosidase, translating to MIETVDEGRIWLLSGATSGYALRLGDGDTLLHLHWGPRITAADARSLAGAPLPDPWPFESPLDGHEEYPVEGGPRFARPALSVRAGGVRGTEWHFGGATTDGDELRLRFLDGPLDLTLHYRMRDDADVVERWITAAHRGPDDAPAVELLRADAATWTLPRRDAWRLSQLHGRWAAESRLVRAPLTYGEKVIGSRRGHTGHQHLPWVALDAEGATEEYGEVYGCALGWSGSWRIAVQQLPDGLVQITGGAGHDDAGLVRLAPGESYTSPVFAGLWSADGFGGASRAWHAWQLAQVIPDAHTPRPVLYNSWEATQFAISEEQQLALARRAADLGVELFVVDDGWFGRRTSDRAGLGDWTPNRDRFPHGLKPLADAVHGLGMRFGIWVEPEMVNPDSDLYRAHPDWVQHHPGRTRTEFRHQLVLNLARTDVQEYLWERLDGLLSSVPLDYVKWDFNRCFTDAGWPGDPYPQRLWTEHVHALYALLDRLRAAHPGVAFESCSGGGGRVDLGILSRTDQVWTSDNTDPLDRLAIQHGFSQLHPSRVMAAWVTDSPNAQLNGRVSSLRFRFVSAMAGVLGIGGDLTAWSADDLAEARRWVDLYKEIRPVVQLGELYRLRPPDGGLSAVQYVRGADTVVLALLQAQHHGEPPPPLRLRGLDPAADYACLDTGTLHRGSVLIHHGLVTGLRGDFDATVIRLRRQ from the coding sequence ATGATCGAGACGGTGGACGAGGGGCGGATCTGGCTGCTCTCCGGCGCGACCAGCGGATACGCCCTGCGCCTGGGCGACGGCGACACGCTGCTCCACCTCCACTGGGGGCCCCGCATCACCGCCGCCGACGCCCGGTCCCTCGCGGGGGCCCCGCTCCCGGACCCCTGGCCCTTCGAGTCGCCGCTCGACGGGCACGAGGAGTACCCCGTCGAAGGCGGACCCCGCTTCGCGCGCCCCGCCCTCTCCGTACGCGCCGGAGGCGTGCGCGGCACCGAGTGGCACTTCGGCGGCGCCACCACCGACGGCGACGAGCTGCGCCTGCGCTTCCTCGACGGCCCCCTCGACCTGACCCTCCACTACCGGATGCGCGACGACGCCGACGTCGTGGAGCGCTGGATCACCGCCGCCCACCGCGGCCCCGACGACGCCCCCGCCGTCGAGCTGCTGCGCGCCGACGCCGCCACCTGGACCCTGCCCCGCCGCGACGCCTGGCGGCTGTCCCAGCTGCACGGCCGGTGGGCCGCCGAGAGCCGGCTCGTCCGCGCCCCGCTCACGTACGGCGAGAAGGTCATCGGCAGCCGCCGCGGCCACACCGGACACCAGCACCTGCCCTGGGTGGCCCTCGACGCGGAGGGCGCCACCGAGGAGTACGGAGAGGTGTACGGCTGCGCGCTGGGCTGGTCCGGGTCCTGGCGCATCGCCGTCCAGCAGCTGCCCGACGGGCTGGTCCAGATCACCGGCGGGGCCGGCCACGACGACGCCGGCCTCGTACGGCTCGCGCCGGGCGAGTCGTACACCTCGCCGGTCTTCGCCGGGCTCTGGAGCGCCGACGGCTTCGGCGGGGCCAGCCGCGCCTGGCACGCCTGGCAGCTCGCCCAGGTGATCCCGGACGCGCACACGCCGCGGCCGGTGCTCTACAACTCGTGGGAGGCCACGCAGTTCGCCATCTCGGAGGAGCAGCAGCTCGCCCTCGCCCGGCGGGCCGCGGACCTCGGCGTCGAGCTGTTCGTCGTCGACGACGGCTGGTTCGGCCGCCGCACCAGCGACCGGGCCGGCCTGGGTGACTGGACGCCCAACCGCGACCGCTTCCCGCACGGGCTGAAACCCCTCGCCGACGCGGTCCACGGCCTCGGGATGCGGTTCGGGATCTGGGTCGAGCCCGAGATGGTCAACCCGGACAGCGACCTCTACCGCGCCCACCCCGACTGGGTCCAGCACCACCCCGGCCGCACCCGCACCGAGTTCCGCCACCAGCTCGTCCTGAACCTCGCCCGGACCGACGTACAGGAGTACCTGTGGGAGCGGCTCGACGGGCTGCTGTCGAGCGTGCCCCTCGACTATGTGAAGTGGGACTTCAACCGCTGCTTCACGGACGCCGGCTGGCCGGGCGACCCGTATCCGCAGCGGCTGTGGACCGAGCACGTCCACGCCCTCTACGCCCTCCTCGACCGGCTGCGCGCCGCGCACCCCGGCGTCGCCTTCGAGTCCTGCTCGGGCGGCGGCGGCCGGGTCGACCTCGGCATCCTCTCCCGCACCGACCAGGTGTGGACCTCCGACAACACCGACCCCCTGGACCGGCTGGCCATCCAGCACGGCTTCAGTCAGCTCCACCCCTCCCGGGTCATGGCCGCCTGGGTCACGGACAGCCCGAACGCCCAGCTCAACGGACGCGTCAGCAGTCTGCGGTTCCGTTTCGTCAGTGCCATGGCCGGAGTGCTCGGCATCGGCGGGGACCTCACGGCGTGGAGCGCCGACGACCTCGCCGAGGCCCGCCGCTGGGTGGACCTCTACAAAGAGATCCGGCCCGTCGTCCAGCTGGGCGAGCTGTACCGGCTGCGCCCACCGGACGGCGGACTGAGCGCCGTGCAGTACGTGCGGGGCGCCGACACCGTCGTCCTCGCCCTGCTCCAGGCGCAGCACCACGGCGAGCCACCCCCGCCGCTGCGGCTGCGCGGCCTCGACCCGGCGGCGGACTACGCCTGCCTCGACACCGGCACCCTCCATCGGGGATCTGTCCTGATTCACCACGGTTTGGTCACCGGGCTGCGGGGCGACTTCGATGCCACGGTCATCCGGTTGCGCCGCCAGTGA
- a CDS encoding aspartate aminotransferase family protein — MNGKFDLAKLLSERASERYDLHARHLNHQLPRMLHTIGFDKRYERAEGAHFWDDEGNDYLDMLAGFGVMGLGRHHPVVRKALHDVLDADLADLTRFDCPPLPGLLAERLLTHSPHLDRVFFGNSGTEAVETALKFARCATGRSRVVYCAHAFHGLTTGSLSVNGENCFRDGFAPLLPDTAVELGDLDALERELKRGDVAAFIVEPIQGKGVHTPPPGFLRAAQELLHRHKALLIADEVQTGLGRTGDFYAYQYEDGVEPDLVCVAKALSGGYVPVGATIGRDWIFKKVFSSIDRVLVHSSSFGSNAQAMAAGLAVLAVLEDEGVVANARRTGELLKSRLAALVDRYEMLQDVRGRGLMIGIEFGRPASLGLRSRWTMLQTARKGLFAQMVVVPLLQRHRILTQVSGDRLEVIKLIPPLIIGEAEVDRFMTAFTSVMDEAHSGGGLIWDFGRTLVKQAVANR; from the coding sequence ATGAACGGCAAGTTCGACCTCGCCAAGCTGCTCTCGGAACGCGCCTCCGAGCGGTACGACCTGCACGCCCGGCACCTGAACCACCAGCTGCCGCGCATGCTGCACACCATCGGCTTCGACAAGAGGTACGAGCGGGCGGAGGGCGCCCACTTCTGGGACGACGAGGGCAACGACTACCTCGACATGCTGGCCGGTTTCGGCGTGATGGGCCTCGGCCGCCACCACCCCGTCGTGCGCAAGGCGCTCCACGACGTGCTGGACGCCGACCTGGCCGACCTCACCCGCTTCGACTGCCCACCCCTGCCCGGGCTCCTCGCGGAGCGGCTGCTCACGCACTCGCCGCACCTGGACCGGGTGTTCTTCGGGAACAGCGGCACGGAGGCGGTGGAGACGGCCCTGAAGTTCGCCCGCTGCGCCACCGGCCGGTCGCGCGTCGTCTACTGCGCGCACGCCTTCCACGGACTGACCACCGGGTCGCTGTCCGTCAACGGGGAGAACTGCTTCCGCGACGGTTTCGCGCCCCTCCTGCCGGACACGGCCGTCGAACTCGGCGACCTCGACGCACTGGAGCGCGAGCTCAAGCGCGGGGACGTGGCCGCGTTCATCGTCGAACCCATCCAGGGCAAGGGCGTGCACACCCCGCCGCCCGGCTTCCTGCGCGCCGCGCAGGAACTGCTGCACCGGCACAAGGCGCTGCTCATCGCCGACGAGGTGCAGACCGGTCTCGGCCGGACCGGCGACTTCTACGCCTACCAGTACGAGGACGGCGTGGAGCCGGACCTCGTGTGCGTCGCCAAGGCGCTGTCCGGCGGCTACGTGCCCGTCGGTGCCACGATCGGCCGGGACTGGATCTTCAAGAAGGTCTTCTCGTCCATCGACCGGGTCCTCGTCCACTCGTCCAGCTTCGGCTCCAACGCCCAGGCCATGGCGGCCGGGCTCGCCGTCCTCGCGGTGCTGGAGGACGAGGGCGTGGTGGCCAACGCCCGGAGGACCGGCGAGCTGCTGAAGTCACGGCTCGCCGCGCTCGTCGACCGCTACGAGATGCTCCAGGACGTGCGCGGCCGCGGCCTGATGATCGGCATCGAGTTCGGCCGGCCCGCGTCCCTCGGGCTGCGCAGCCGCTGGACGATGCTGCAGACCGCCCGCAAGGGGCTGTTCGCGCAGATGGTGGTCGTGCCGCTGCTGCAACGGCACCGCATCCTCACCCAGGTCTCCGGCGACCGGCTGGAGGTCATCAAGCTCATCCCGCCGCTGATCATCGGCGAGGCGGAGGTCGACCGGTTCATGACCGCGTTCACCTCCGTCATGGACGAGGCCCACAGCGGCGGCGGCCTGATCTGGGACTTCGGGCGCACCCTGGTCAAGCAGGCCGTCGCGAACCGCTGA
- a CDS encoding DUF6126 family protein: protein MSDSQVPHPGRDNHGFPRGLALRLFAYLVAGHLFAAFLYLLFALGAANQ from the coding sequence ATGTCCGACAGCCAGGTCCCGCACCCCGGCAGGGACAACCACGGCTTTCCGCGCGGACTCGCCCTGCGGCTCTTCGCCTACCTCGTGGCGGGCCACCTCTTCGCGGCCTTCCTGTACCTGCTGTTCGCCCTGGGCGCGGCGAACCAGTAG
- a CDS encoding LysM peptidoglycan-binding domain-containing M23 family metallopeptidase, protein MPAKGKHRRPKSRSLTRGFVAAGTGGAAIALPLFGATGAHAAAPEAPAAAKSVTAQVAQTAKPAPRTYTVVAGDYLAKIAHNKNVKGGWKKLYADNREVIGDDPSLIHPGLKLTLGAKNSGKAAKAKENRTEKRASRSAAKTEAPAPAPAAAPTTSGSGFTAPVPSSITTPYRASGSMWSSGYHTGVDFAASSGTSVKAVGPGTVVSAGWSGAYGNEVVIQHADGNYSQYAHLSSLSVSAGQTVGGGQQVGLSGSTGNSTGPHLHFEIRTSPSYGSDIDPLAYLRSHGVSI, encoded by the coding sequence ATGCCCGCGAAGGGTAAGCACCGCCGTCCCAAGTCCCGCTCGCTCACCCGTGGTTTCGTCGCCGCCGGTACCGGTGGCGCCGCCATCGCCCTGCCGCTGTTCGGTGCGACCGGCGCCCACGCCGCCGCCCCCGAGGCCCCGGCCGCCGCGAAGTCCGTCACCGCCCAGGTCGCGCAGACCGCCAAGCCCGCGCCGCGCACGTACACGGTCGTCGCCGGCGACTACCTCGCCAAGATCGCCCACAACAAGAACGTCAAGGGCGGCTGGAAGAAGCTGTACGCGGACAACCGCGAGGTCATCGGCGACGACCCGTCGCTCATCCACCCGGGCCTCAAGCTCACCCTCGGCGCGAAGAACTCCGGCAAGGCCGCCAAGGCCAAGGAGAACCGGACCGAGAAGCGTGCCTCCCGCTCCGCCGCCAAGACCGAGGCACCCGCCCCGGCCCCCGCCGCCGCGCCGACCACGAGCGGCTCCGGCTTCACCGCCCCGGTCCCCTCCTCCATCACCACGCCGTACCGCGCCTCCGGCTCCATGTGGTCCTCCGGTTACCACACCGGCGTCGACTTCGCCGCCTCCTCCGGCACCAGCGTCAAGGCCGTCGGCCCCGGCACCGTCGTCTCCGCCGGCTGGAGCGGCGCCTACGGCAACGAGGTCGTCATCCAGCACGCGGATGGCAACTACTCGCAGTACGCCCACCTCTCCTCCCTCTCCGTCTCCGCCGGCCAGACCGTCGGCGGCGGCCAGCAGGTCGGCCTGTCCGGCTCCACCGGCAACTCCACCGGCCCGCACCTGCACTTCGAGATCCGCACCAGCCCGAGCTACGGCTCGGACATCGACCCGCTGGCCTACCTCCGCAGCCACGGCGTCTCCATCTGA
- a CDS encoding NfeD family protein: MPWFVWLLAAAALGVAEFFTLTLVFGLLAGAALVAAVVAGVGVGLLGQLVALGVAAAAGLLVVRPIAMRHMAQEPLTREGSDALIGKRAEVMQEVTANRGLIKVAGEEWSARAFDESQVIPVGALVDVMEIEGATAVVYPRELLP, encoded by the coding sequence ATGCCGTGGTTCGTATGGCTGCTCGCCGCCGCGGCTCTCGGTGTCGCGGAGTTCTTCACGCTGACGCTCGTCTTCGGCCTGCTGGCGGGCGCCGCGCTGGTTGCCGCTGTGGTCGCCGGTGTGGGCGTCGGCCTGCTGGGTCAGCTGGTGGCGCTCGGGGTGGCAGCGGCGGCGGGACTCCTCGTCGTGCGCCCGATCGCGATGCGGCACATGGCACAGGAGCCGCTCACCCGTGAGGGGAGCGATGCACTGATCGGCAAGCGCGCCGAGGTCATGCAGGAGGTCACCGCGAACCGCGGCCTGATCAAGGTCGCCGGCGAGGAATGGTCCGCGCGCGCTTTCGACGAAAGCCAGGTGATCCCCGTAGGAGCGCTGGTGGACGTCATGGAGATCGAGGGCGCCACCGCCGTCGTCTACCCCCGCGAGCTCCTTCCGTGA
- a CDS encoding SPFH domain-containing protein: MDPVVIPILVAAIVVVFLVAATVRIVPQARRYNIERFGRYRRTLQPGLNFVVPVADRINTKLDVREQVYSSAPKPVITEDNLVVNIDTVLYYQITDPRAAAYEVADYLQAIDQLTVTTLRNVIGSMDLEQTLTSREEINARLRAVLDDATGKWGIRVNRVEIKAIDPPHTIKEAMEKQMRAERDKRAAILHAEGERQAKILTAEGTKQKDILEAQGMQQAMILRADGEAKAVERVFQAVHRNNADPKILAYKYLETLPHLAKSDNNTFWVIPGELTEAVRAVTHAFGDRSTTGLPAPAQPEEATATDADGTPDEEVASELEAGSPLSLDAATAADEVAKQAAAVVSDAKAEAEAARASQVPRRGQRPGA; encoded by the coding sequence GTGGATCCGGTTGTCATCCCGATTCTTGTGGCGGCGATCGTCGTCGTCTTCCTCGTGGCCGCCACGGTGCGGATCGTCCCGCAGGCGCGCCGCTACAACATCGAGCGGTTCGGCCGGTACCGGCGGACGCTGCAGCCCGGCCTGAACTTCGTCGTGCCGGTGGCGGACCGTATCAACACGAAACTCGACGTGCGCGAGCAGGTGTATTCGTCCGCTCCCAAGCCGGTGATCACCGAGGACAACCTCGTGGTGAACATCGACACCGTGCTCTACTACCAGATCACCGACCCCCGGGCGGCGGCCTACGAGGTGGCCGACTACCTGCAGGCGATCGACCAGCTCACCGTGACCACACTGCGCAACGTCATCGGTTCCATGGACCTGGAGCAGACGCTCACCTCACGCGAGGAGATCAACGCCCGGCTCCGCGCCGTCCTCGACGACGCCACCGGCAAGTGGGGCATCCGGGTCAACCGCGTCGAGATCAAGGCCATCGATCCGCCGCACACCATCAAGGAGGCGATGGAGAAGCAGATGCGGGCCGAGCGCGACAAGCGCGCGGCGATCCTGCACGCCGAAGGGGAACGGCAGGCCAAGATCCTCACCGCGGAGGGCACCAAGCAGAAGGACATCCTGGAAGCCCAAGGCATGCAGCAGGCCATGATCCTGCGGGCGGACGGCGAGGCGAAGGCGGTGGAGCGCGTCTTCCAGGCGGTTCATCGCAACAACGCCGACCCGAAGATCCTGGCCTACAAGTACCTCGAGACGCTCCCCCATCTGGCGAAGAGCGACAACAACACGTTCTGGGTGATCCCCGGTGAGCTGACCGAGGCGGTTCGCGCCGTCACCCACGCCTTCGGCGACCGGTCGACGACGGGGCTTCCCGCGCCAGCGCAGCCGGAGGAGGCGACCGCCACCGATGCCGACGGCACGCCTGACGAGGAAGTCGCCTCGGAGCTGGAGGCAGGCTCGCCGCTCTCGCTCGACGCTGCCACGGCCGCCGATGAGGTCGCGAAGCAGGCCGCTGCCGTGGTGAGCGACGCGAAGGCCGAGGCCGAAGCCGCAAGGGCCTCCCAGGTGCCCCGCCGGGGGCAGAGGCCCGGCGCCTGA
- a CDS encoding XRE family transcriptional regulator has translation MTTPAGDTAGDLPDVAPQLRSLRRRRGLTLEAAARRAGLSPAHLSRLETGRRQPSLPMLLGLARVYGTTVSELLGETAPERDPIVRAGRPEPVGADGWTYHQAGGAGRAMQALRLQVPYSARPDQVRVHPGEEWLYVLSGRVRLALGDAVHVLDPGDSAHFDSLTPHRIAAATGTGAELLFVHTLLRSAAADLCIGGERGALH, from the coding sequence ATGACCACTCCCGCAGGAGACACGGCCGGCGATCTGCCGGACGTCGCGCCGCAATTGCGCTCCCTGCGCCGGCGCCGCGGCCTCACCCTGGAGGCCGCCGCCCGGCGCGCCGGGCTCTCCCCGGCCCATCTGTCCCGGCTGGAGACCGGCCGGCGCCAGCCGTCGCTGCCCATGCTGCTCGGGCTGGCCCGTGTCTACGGTACGACCGTGTCGGAGCTGCTGGGCGAGACGGCCCCGGAGCGCGACCCGATCGTGCGCGCGGGACGGCCGGAACCGGTCGGGGCCGACGGCTGGACCTACCACCAGGCGGGCGGCGCGGGCCGGGCGATGCAGGCCCTGCGCCTCCAGGTGCCGTACTCGGCCCGCCCGGACCAGGTGCGGGTGCACCCGGGAGAGGAGTGGCTGTACGTCCTGTCGGGGCGCGTCCGGCTCGCCCTGGGCGACGCCGTCCATGTCCTCGACCCCGGGGACAGCGCCCATTTCGACTCGCTGACCCCGCACCGTATCGCCGCGGCCACCGGCACCGGGGCCGAGCTGCTCTTCGTCCACACCCTGCTGCGCAGCGCCGCCGCCGATCTGTGCATCGGCGGCGAGCGCGGCGCGCTCCACTGA
- a CDS encoding TetR/AcrR family transcriptional regulator: MARVRLAVAERREELLRATVEQIAARGVGAVRVADVAEALGVSGALVLYHFSTKEKLVAAAFAYAAEGDLAELRRILGRRTSAARRLRAAVRWYAPTGQAKGWRLWIEGWSAALREPALREVAAGLDRQWKAALAEVFAEGAAAGEFRCADPEAAACRLTALLDGLAVQATVYGGTLPRTTMLRWADEALTRELGAAAV; the protein is encoded by the coding sequence GTGGCGAGGGTGCGGCTGGCGGTGGCCGAGCGGCGGGAGGAGCTGCTGAGGGCCACGGTCGAGCAGATAGCGGCGCGGGGTGTCGGAGCGGTCAGGGTGGCCGATGTCGCGGAGGCGCTCGGGGTGAGCGGCGCACTGGTCCTCTACCACTTCTCGACGAAGGAGAAGCTGGTCGCGGCCGCGTTCGCGTACGCCGCGGAGGGCGATCTTGCGGAGCTGCGCAGGATCCTGGGGCGCCGCACCTCGGCGGCCCGCCGGCTGCGCGCGGCCGTCCGCTGGTACGCGCCGACGGGGCAGGCCAAGGGGTGGCGGCTGTGGATCGAGGGCTGGTCCGCGGCGCTGCGCGAGCCCGCGCTGCGCGAGGTGGCCGCGGGCCTCGACCGCCAGTGGAAGGCCGCGCTCGCGGAGGTCTTCGCGGAGGGCGCGGCCGCCGGCGAGTTCCGGTGCGCCGACCCTGAGGCGGCGGCCTGCCGCCTGACCGCCCTGCTGGACGGCCTGGCGGTGCAGGCGACGGTGTACGGCGGAACGCTTCCCCGTACGACCATGCTGCGCTGGGCCGACGAGGCCCTGACCCGCGAACTCGGCGCCGCGGCCGTGTGA
- a CDS encoding SGNH/GDSL hydrolase family protein yields the protein MADDSNLGENDVIGSYTAVGDSFTEGVGDPGPDGTFVGWADRLAVLLADRIPEEQEFRYANLAVRGRLLDQIVEEQLPRAKELAPDLVTFCAGGNDIIRPGSDPDDVAERFERAVADLTSVIGTVLVTTGFDTRGVPVLRHLRGKIATYNGHVRAIADRYGCPVLDLWSLKTVQDRRAWDDDRLHLSPEGHTRVALRAGQVLGIDVPADPDQPWPPLPPRGTLEERRDDIHWAREYLVPWIGRRLRGESSGDHVSAKRPDLIPL from the coding sequence GTGGCAGACGATTCGAACTTGGGGGAGAACGACGTGATCGGGTCGTACACGGCGGTCGGCGACAGCTTCACGGAGGGCGTCGGCGACCCGGGGCCCGACGGGACCTTCGTCGGCTGGGCGGACCGCCTCGCGGTCCTGCTCGCCGACCGGATCCCGGAGGAACAGGAGTTCCGTTACGCGAACCTCGCCGTACGCGGCAGGCTCCTCGACCAGATCGTGGAGGAACAGCTCCCGCGCGCCAAGGAACTCGCCCCCGACCTGGTGACGTTCTGCGCGGGCGGCAACGACATCATCCGGCCCGGCAGCGACCCCGACGACGTCGCCGAGCGGTTCGAGCGGGCGGTCGCCGACCTCACCTCGGTGATCGGCACCGTCCTCGTCACCACCGGCTTCGACACCCGCGGCGTCCCGGTGCTGCGCCACCTGCGCGGCAAGATCGCCACCTACAACGGCCACGTGCGCGCCATCGCCGACCGCTACGGCTGCCCGGTCCTCGACCTGTGGTCGCTCAAGACCGTCCAGGACCGCCGCGCCTGGGACGACGACCGGCTGCACCTGTCACCCGAGGGGCACACGCGCGTCGCCCTGCGCGCCGGCCAGGTCCTCGGCATCGACGTGCCCGCCGACCCGGACCAGCCGTGGCCACCGCTCCCGCCCCGCGGCACGCTCGAGGAGCGGCGCGACGACATCCACTGGGCCCGCGAGTACCTGGTGCCGTGGATCGGCCGGCGACTGCGGGGGGAGTCGTCGGGCGACCACGTGTCGGCGAAGCGACCGGACCTCATACCGCTGTAG
- a CDS encoding MBL fold metallo-hydrolase, with protein sequence MTGVDADSPLRARLRSLRPAAFGADATGQRLERIRRSPNFADGAFQNPVGARHRPSGSTVEFAKTYFRKEARKRRGPAAPIPLHATTAADLARPPESGLRLTWLGHSSVLAEIDGHRVLFDPVWGERCSPFAFAGPKRLHPVPLPLASLGPVDVVVISHDHYDHLDLPTVRALAGTDTLFAVPLGVGAHLEHWGVAPSRLRELDWNESTQVGDLRLTATPARHFCGRGLRNQQHTLWASWVVAGPEHRVYHSGDTGYFPGFRDIGAEYGPFDATMIQLGAYSEYWPDIHMTPAEGVRTHLDLQGGTPHGVLLPIHWGSFNLALHAWAEPGEWTKDAAEEVGQAVAFPRPGEPFEPVGKLPADTWWRGVSHPIAHPWRRPQPPKAPAEAPKHDLDLAGDR encoded by the coding sequence GTGACCGGCGTCGACGCTGACAGCCCGCTGCGCGCCCGGCTCCGCTCCCTGCGGCCGGCCGCCTTCGGAGCCGATGCCACCGGACAGCGGCTGGAGCGCATCCGCCGCTCGCCGAACTTCGCGGACGGAGCCTTCCAGAACCCGGTCGGGGCGCGGCACAGACCGTCCGGATCCACGGTGGAGTTCGCCAAGACGTACTTCCGGAAGGAGGCGCGAAAGCGGCGCGGGCCGGCCGCGCCGATCCCGCTCCACGCCACCACCGCGGCCGACCTGGCCCGCCCGCCGGAGAGCGGGCTGCGCCTGACGTGGCTGGGGCACTCCAGCGTCCTCGCCGAGATCGACGGCCACCGCGTGCTGTTCGACCCCGTGTGGGGAGAGCGCTGCTCGCCCTTCGCCTTCGCCGGCCCCAAGCGGCTGCACCCCGTCCCGCTGCCACTGGCCTCGCTCGGCCCGGTCGACGTCGTGGTGATCTCCCACGACCACTACGACCACCTCGACCTGCCCACCGTTCGCGCACTGGCCGGCACGGACACGCTCTTCGCGGTGCCGCTCGGCGTCGGCGCGCATCTCGAACACTGGGGCGTGGCCCCGTCCCGGCTGCGCGAGCTGGACTGGAACGAGTCGACCCAGGTCGGCGACCTCCGCCTCACGGCCACCCCCGCCCGCCACTTCTGCGGCCGCGGCCTGCGCAACCAGCAGCACACCCTGTGGGCTTCCTGGGTCGTGGCCGGCCCCGAGCACCGCGTCTACCACAGCGGCGACACGGGCTACTTCCCCGGCTTCCGGGACATCGGCGCCGAATACGGCCCGTTCGACGCCACGATGATCCAGCTCGGCGCGTACTCGGAGTACTGGCCGGACATCCACATGACCCCCGCCGAGGGCGTACGGACGCACCTCGACCTCCAGGGCGGCACACCGCACGGGGTGCTGCTGCCGATCCACTGGGGCAGCTTCAACCTGGCGCTCCACGCGTGGGCGGAGCCGGGGGAGTGGACGAAGGACGCGGCCGAGGAGGTGGGCCAGGCGGTGGCATTCCCACGGCCCGGTGAGCCGTTCGAGCCCGTGGGGAAGCTGCCCGCCGATACCTGGTGGCGCGGCGTGTCCCACCCCATCGCGCACCCGTGGCGCCGGCCCCAGCCGCCGAAGGCTCCGGCCGAGGCCCCCAAGCACGATCTCGACCTTGCGGGTGATCGGTGA